A window from Centropristis striata isolate RG_2023a ecotype Rhode Island chromosome 4, C.striata_1.0, whole genome shotgun sequence encodes these proteins:
- the LOC131970661 gene encoding cerebellin-1-like, translating to MRVVVLLCLLHAAFASGESWGSDSALDDSSLCLADKASCGCCLMNTQMERMENFFNLSVSYMRTCIGKANLIVSQLTENRSAFSVSLSNDSSVDYFENTTVIYNHVFLNLGDNYNTSSGVFTAPRAGVYSFAVTIYSGRVNHSCAELQVNGIVVVKITERKANDAEDSATVVITQSLMAGDCVLVFVPTGCYISYDNNHRTTFTGFLLFSLDMDHKY from the exons ATGAGAG TTGTTGTATTGCTGTGTCTGCTGCATGCAGCTTTTGCTTCTGGTGAAAGCTGGGGGAGTGACTCAGCTTTGGACGATTCCAGTT TGTGTCTTGCGGATAAGGCCTCATGTGGCTGTTGTCTGATGAATACGCAGATGGAAAGGATGGAGAATTTCTTCAACTTAAGCGTGTCCTATATGAGGACATGTATTGGCAAAGCAAATCTGATCGTCAGCCAATTGACAG AAAATCGCAGTGCCTTCTCCGTCTCTCTGAGCAATGATAGTAGTGTGGACTACTTTGAAAACACCACGGTCATCTACAATCATGTCTTTCTCAACCTGGGTGATAACTACAACACATCTAGCGGTGTCTTCACTGCTCCGCGTGCTGGCGTCTACAGCTTTGCGGTCACCATCTACAGCGGTAGGGTTAACCACTCCTGCGCTGAGCTGCAGGTTAACGGCATAGTGGTGGTTAAAATCACCGAACGAAAAGCCAACGATGCTGAAGACAGCGCCACTGTTGTTATTACTCAGTCCCTGATGGCTGGGGACTGTGTTTTGGTCTTCGTGCCTACAGGATGTTACATTAGTTATGACAACAACCACCGTACCACGTTCACTGGCTTCCTGTTGTTTTCCTTGGATATGGATCACAAATACTGA
- the LOC131970662 gene encoding complement C1q-like protein 4, with protein sequence MRNTRPKFIKVVVAENRSAFSVSLSNDSSVDYFENTTVIYNHVFLNLGDNYNTSSGVFTAPRAGVYSFAVTIYSGRVNHSCAELQVNGIVVVKITERKANDAEDSATVVITQSLMAGDCVLVFVPTGCYISYDNNHRTTFTGFLLFSLDMDHKY encoded by the exons atgaGGAATACACGACCCAAATTTATAAAGGTGGTGGTGGCAG AAAATCGCAGTGCCTTCTCCGTCTCTCTGAGCAATGATAGTAGTGTGGACTACTTTGAAAACACCACGGTCATCTACAATCATGTCTTTCTCAACCTGGGTGATAACTACAACACATCTAGCGGTGTCTTCACTGCTCCGCGTGCTGGCGTCTACAGCTTTGCGGTCACCATCTACAGCGGTAGGGTTAACCACTCCTGCGCTGAGCTGCAGGTTAACGGCATAGTGGTGGTTAAAATCACCGAACGAAAAGCCAACGATGCTGAAGACAGCGCCACTGTTGTTATTACTCAGTCCCTGATGGCTGGGGACTGTGTTTTGGTCTTCGTGCCTACAGGATGTTACATTAGTTATGACAACAACCACCGTACCACGTTCACTGGCTTCCTGTTGTTTTCCTTGGATATGGATCACAAATACTGA